Part of the Salinimonas iocasae genome, CTGGCGCCGTACGCCCAAGGCTGTTTCTAATCTGATTGTCACAGAAAAAGACAAAGAGCTGGTTAGCGTTGCGGTTGACCCACGCTGGGAAACCGCTGATGTAGATGTGGAGAATAACTACTATCCACGCCGCATTATTCCGTCTCGTATTGAAGCCTATAAGTCAGAAAAGAGCAGCAGACGTGTTTACAAAGACCTGATGCAGGAAAGTAAGACTGAACTGAAGACTGAAGATGACGACAGTGATAGCGATGACGACTAAGTCTGTATTTCAGCGCACCATGCAGTGGAGCCTTATGGCTTTGCTGTTGGTGTCATGTGCCCAGGTACAGGCGCATCAGATTAAAGCAGCCATTACTACTGTGCTGTTTAATCCGCGCACGGAAAACATCGAAGTCATGCATCGCTTCAATCTGCATGATGCTGAGCATGCCGTTAAGCGTCTGTTCGATAAGCAGGCAGACATACTGGACGATAAGAAGACGCAACAGGCGTTTGCTGAGTATGTTACACAGCGCTTTTCAGTTCGTAATGCCGGTGGCAAGGCGCTTGCCCTCAACTTGGTTGGCTTTGAAACGGAAGGTAAATTCTTCTGGGTTTACCAGGAAACGGCTCAGCCGCCAGAGCTTGAAGGACTTCAAATTCAGCACGATGCATTGCGAGACTTGTGGCCATCTCAGGTCAATACGTTAAACGTTGAAGGGATGGGTGATATAAAAACGCTACGGTTTGAAGGCAATGCAACATTGCTGGAAGTCGAGTTTGAAGGCCATCACCACTAAAGTCTTACATTAACATCATTGCAACATCAGCCCGCTTTATCCATTATAAAAAAATAATGGTTAACGGGCTGATTTTTTTATGAGTACATCAGATAGCTTCTCAAATAGAAAGAATATTATCTGGGTATATCTTTCAGGCGCAATGGCGCTGACATTTATTGTACTGCTGTTTCTACCTGATTCTGGTACTGGTGGCGCTACGCTGTCGTTGTATTCAACGATGTTGTGGTGCGGACTGTTCGGCGCGGCGCTGTTCAGATATTTGCTTAAAAATACCTGGGTAGGTTTTGCCGCAGGAAGTGTAGCGGGAATGCTGATTCAGATTGTTTCGCAGATGGTGTAACCCACTAGTACGGCAACTGCATGGTAAACGGTAAAGCGGTTTGTGTTTTTGATTTAGGCGGATTGCCAATCATTTCATCGTAAGGCGTATCGTGAATCATTACTGCCTGGGTAACCTGGCATGATGCAAACGCTTCACGAATATGACCAGCACTGAAAAAGCGCATTGGGCGGTCGCTGTCATCATAAATAAACCCGGTTTTCTCGCCAATGGTTATCTGCACCAGATAAACATTCATTTCAAATGACTGAACTTCAAGATAATCAATATCCGGGTTTCTTTGCTCAATATCTTTCATCAGAAACTTATGCATGATTGACTCCCGCATAGCATTTGGGTTCTTTACTATACTTTCTCCGTCAGGTTGATGTTCATTAAATCTTTGCAAATCTCGCTCTGTTGGTGTTTAGCTTTAGTGACTAATGAGAGGCGTTGGTTTAAAGATTTTTGGCGTTAAAACGATCAAATTCTGTCTTTTTTATGTAGGAAAATGAACCAATCATGGAAATTTGCGTTTGTGCGTCTAATGCCCTTTCGTCATAAACGCATAGCAAGTATGATTCTTGTAAGACATTGTTCTGAGGATTAATTTTATATGGTGGATATGTTATGAGTGACCCGTCAGAAAAACGCAAGGTAGCCCCGCACATTGTATTAATAGCCATTATCATCATTATTATTCTGGCCGTTGTGTTCTGGCCTTCTGATGATTCGTCTGAACAGGTAGAGGAAGCCGAGCCGACGGTTGAACCGCAAGAAACCTTACCTTCCGATCAGGGCGATACCGAAGAGTTTGAGGGAACCCCCGAGCCTGAACCGGTAGAAATTGACCCTGAAACAGAGCCTGAGCCAATGCCAGAGCAGGAAGAAGTCGAACCAGAACCACTGGATAGCAGTGACGAGGGCATCAAAAACTCACTGTCCGGACTAAGTGAGCAGGAAGATACCAACACATTTCTGGTAGACGAAGGATTATTGCAGCGCTTTGTCGTTTCAGTAACGAACGTTGCCAATGAGGAGATGGCTAACCAGCAGCCGCTTAAAGCGCCTGAACAGACATTTCGCGTATACAGCCAGGCTGGCAAAGAATGGATCGATGCTGCAAGCTACAAACGCTATACGCCGTATGTCAACATGATGGAATCAATGGATAATGAAGAGCTGGTAAATCTGTATAAAAATTACCGTCCTCAGATTCAGGAAAAATATGCCGAGATCGGTAATCCGGATGAATCTTTTGATACCGTGGCTGTTAAAGCTATCAATGAGTTGCTCGATACACCTGAGGTACCGGTTCCAGTAGAGGTTTACAGTGATTCAGTGGCGTATAAGTATGCTGATCCGCAACTGGAAAATCTGAGCGCACCGCAAAAGCAACTATTGCGTACAGGCCCTGACAACATGCGTCGTATTAAAGCCAAGTTACGCGAAATAAAAGCTATGCTCGAGGAAGAAAATGGATCTTAACAGATTCAGCCAGCAAATTACGGATGCTGCGGGAGATACCACCCGCAGTATTCCTCCCGTCGACAAGTGGGATCCGGAATTTTGCGGCAATATGAACATGACTATCAAGCTGGATGGCAGTTGGCACTATGAGGATAGCCCTATAGGCCGACAGTCACTGGTACGGTTATTTTCTTCGGTCATTAAGAAAGAAGATGAAAATTATTTTCTGGTCACACCCGTCGAAAAGCTCGGAATAACTGTTGAAGACGTGCCATTTTTGGTTACTCAATGGGAAGAGGACGATGACAGCATCGTGTTTACTACTAATGTCGGTGACCGATTTACATTGTCTTCTAATCATCCCCTTGAGCTCCGTGAGCCTCCGCAGGCACTTGGCGCGCCAGATAGCACGCCAATACCTTACGTATGTGTAAGAACAAACCTCTGGGCCCGTATTAATCAAAACGTCTATTATCAGCTGGTTGAGCACGCAGAGCGCCGACACAAAAATGGACGCCAGCAGCTGTTTGTTACCAGTGAATATGAACCTTTTGTTATCGGAGAACTTCCGGAATAGTTTTCTGCCAAGTGGTCCGTGTGGGCCACTTTTACAACTACTTTACATGCCCGTCCGCTCTGCCCTATTGTTACCCTTCACCTTAAAAACGGAAGCGCGCTTTATGAATAATAAACTTTCTTGTCTTTGTCTGTGCCTAGGTAGTCTGATGACCGCAAGTGTTACTGCTGATACGTTAATACATGCGGGAAAGCTGTTTGACGGAACCGGTACATCGCTGCGAAACAACGTAACGATTGTGATTGAAGGTAACAAGATAGCAGAAGTAAAAGATGGTTATGCAAAAGCAGGCAACGATGATGAAGTCATCGATTTAAAAAATAGTACAGTGCTTCCGGGCCTTATGGATATGCATGTTCATTTGTCTTCGCAAAGCGGACCCGGTGCTTATCTTGAACGATACACTAAGAATGAAGCTGATTACGCTCTGACGGCCGCAAACTATGCGAAAAAAACCGTCCATGCCGGGTTTACCACTGTTCGTAATCTTGGTGATATCTACAACGAAACAGTAGCCCTGAGAAAGGCCATTGATAAAGGCTTACTGGAAGGGCCACGTATTTATACTGCCGCCAAATCAATTGCCACAACCGGTGGTCATGCTGATCCGAGCAACGGTATGGCGCGTGTTATCCGACCGGATACAGGTCCGGCAAGCGGTGTGGTCAATGGCACCGCAGAAGCGCGCGAAGCGGTCAGACAGCGTTACCAGGATGGTGCAGATGTTATTAAAATAACCGCCACTGGTGGCGTGCTGAGTGTGGCTAAAAGTGGTCAGAACCCTCAGTTTATGGACGACGAGCTACAGGCGATTGTTGAAACTGCCAACGACTACGATATGACCGTTGCAGTGCATGCGCATGGTAAAGAAGGAATGAAACGGGCCATCAAAGCGGGGGTGACTTCAATAGAACATGGCACCTACATGGATGAAGAAGCGATGGACCTGATGAAGCAGAACAATACTTACTATGTTCCGACGATTATGGCGGGTAAGTTTGTTGCTGAAAAAGCAAAAATAGATGGCTATTTCCCTGAGCTGGTTCGCCCTAAAGCCAAAGAGATAGGGCCATTGATACAGGATACCTTTAAAAAGGCGCATAATGCCGGTGTTAACATCGCTTTTGGTACCGACTCCGGCGTATCAGCACATGGTGATAACGCCCAGGAATTTGGCTTTATGGTTGAAGCCGGTATGTCAGAAGCCGATGCATTGCTTAGCGCAACAAAACATGCAGCAGCGATGCTTAAAATAGATGACCAGTTAGGCAGCGTAGAAAGCGGTAAATTGGCCGATATTATCGCTGTAAATGGGAACCCAATTGAAGATATCAGCGTAATGGAATCTGTTACCTTCGTAATGAAGGATGGTAAGGTCATGAAACAAAAGTAGGACGCCATGGGCATACGCGCACAGGTTAAGGAAAGAACCCGAAGGTTAAAAAATTCTGAAAATATGCTTTCGGGTGTGGCGATTGCCTCAATGCTCGAATCAACTGTTGTCCCTATTCCTTTAGAGGCTGTGCTCGTCCCCCTGATGCAGGCCAGACGCGATAAGCTGTGGATGATCGCGTTCATGGCCACCCTGGGTTGCCTGGTTGGCGCTATTATTGGCTATGGTCTTGGTTATTTCCTGTTCGATCTTGTCGGTGACTGGGTCATTGAAACATTCTCTAACCAGGAGCAATTCGATAGCGTTAAACAGCAAATGCAGCGTCAGGGCTTCTGGTTTGTGCTGACCCTTGGCATAGCACCCATCCCCTTTCAAATAGCCATGCTGGCAGCTGGCGCTGCTAAATACTCTCTGTTCTTTTTCGTGCTGGCGACGGTGATAGCTCGCTCAATTCGGTATTTTGGACTGGCTGTTGTGGTATACATTGCTGGTAATCAGGCAGAAGCGCTAATCCGCCAATACAAAGCAAGTGCAATTGTTGGGCTGACACTGCTGGTTTTATTACTCTGGTACGTCAGCACATTATTTTGACGAACTGCACAAGCGATATTGACGAACGATATAAAGCACTCTATTATTGATAATAATTCTCATTTACATTAAATATGTTTAAGGAGATTCCGGTGCGGTCGAGTTATATAAGCAGCAAGTATAAACAATGGTTACAGGCTAACCCTGAGGATGCGAGAGTGCAGCGTACTCAGATGCAGCAGACCGCCAACCGCTTTCTGGAAGAGGGGGATGAAGCCAGTGCCATTCATTGCAGCGGACAGGCACTGGAAATAGCTCAGGCCATCATACAATCTCTACGCAGCCCTGAAGAAGGCGCTACGCTTATTTCTCAGGATTTTATCGCCTACGGTGCGCTGGCCATTTACCTGTCTAATCATTATCGAGCGGCGGGAGAAAAACGCGCAGCGCAGGAAATAATACAGGATGCTCAGCAGCAGCTTATCGCACTAACGCCGTTATATGCCAGTGAGCCTCAGGTCGCGAAACTTATTCAGGCGATAGTGCAATCACTCAACGATGACCAGCCTTCCCCGACTACCGGTCCTGACGGGCAATTACTTCACTAAGCAGCTATGAAAATGTCTAATCAGTCTGCTCAACCCGAAAACATGGTGCACATCACACTAAGCGTCGAAACAATGAAACGACTTTTGCAGCATCACGCTTTGCACGTCACCGATTTTACCTGTAGTTCAGAGCATTCCAAAAACCTTGTCCATCAGACGTTACTTAAATCTATCCGGTCTTAATTTATATTTATTGAATATGAAGTAATCATGAAAGGTCATTAAACCGTAAGCAGATAATAACAATATTTACGGAGCAAGATCTTGACTGATAACTGGAAATCTATGCTGGCCTTTGGCGGGTATGCAGCTAAAACTGTTGTGTACTGTCTTTTAGGCGTACTGATTCTACAATCTGCCATTGGCGCTTACGGGTCAGATTCCCCGTCTCAAAAAAATGTTTTCATGTCTATTCTTGAGCAACCCTTTGGGCGAATTCTGCTGGGCGCAGTCATCGTCGGTATGGCATGTTACGTACTTTGGCGCTTTGTTCAGGCCGGTCTTAATATAGATAACCTGGATATGAGCAAAGCGAAAGATGTTGTTACGCGAATATTCTATTTTGTATCCGGCATCATCTACGCATTTGGTACCTATCTGGCTATCAAAGTATTCCAGGGAGCGGGTGGATCGTCAAGCGGCGGCCAGAGTAACAGCGAGGAAATGTCATCAACCCTGATGCAGCAACAGTGGGGCATATATCTGGTCGCTGCGGTCGGTATCATCATCGTTATCTTCTCTTTTATACAGTTCAAACACGCGTTCAAAGCAGACTTCATGGACAAGTTCGATGTTCACAGAATGTCGGCAAGAATTAAAAAGCTGAGTCGTGTGGTAGGGCGTATGGGCTTCTTTGCACGGGGTATTGTTTATATTCTGGTTGGGGGATTTTTCATTCAGGCAGCCTATAAGGCTGATCCCCAGGAAGCTGGCGGCCTTAAAGAAGCGCTGGATACCATTGTGCAGCAAAGCTATGGTCAATATGCACTAATGGTGGTCGGTGCGGGTATTTTCTTATTTGGTATTTTCTGTGCGATTGAAAGTCGCTATCACAAAACCTGAGTGTAAAGACCAGGTTTTGTGAAATATATTAGAGTAAGAAAAAAGGGGGCTTTAGCCCCCTTTTTTAATAAGATATTCGTAAGGTAACTCATCGGTTTGCGATTTAAGCAAAGTATGTTGCATGAACCGACAGAAACTTGGAACATCACGCGCCGTAGACGGATCGTCCGCTGTAATATATACCGTTTCGCCATCAGCCATTTTTCTGACTTTCAGGCGAATCATCATTACCGGTTCGGGGCACCGTAGTCCTTTTGCATCCAGCTGATAATCCGCATCGTGAAAATCGTTTATATCATTCACAGTCAGATTCCGTATTGCTCACGATAGGCGTTAATTGTGTTGATACGATCCTGTTGTGCCGGTTGTTCTTTGAGATACGAAACAACATCGGCTAGTGTCACAATGGAAACAACTTGCGTATCAAAATCTCGCTCAACTTCCTGTATAGCGGACAATTCACCCTGACCACGCTCCTGACGGTCTAACGCAATCAAAACCCCAGCCAATGAAGCATTATTCTGCTCAATCAGCTGCATAGACTCACGAATAGCGGTACCAGCGGTGATAACATCATCCACCAGCATAACTTTACCTTCCAGTGGACTACCCACCAGATTTCCGCCCTCGCCATGCGTCTTGGCTTCTTTGCGGTTAAAGCAATAAGGGGTGTCTACATCATGCTGATCAGCTAACGCTACAGCGGTGGTGGTTGCAATTGGAATCCCTTTGTAAGCAGGCCCGAATAATACATCGAACTCAATTCCGGCATCCATCAGCGCAGCCGCATAGAACCGACCAAGCTTGGCCAGGTCACCGCCACGATTAAATAGCCCTGCATTGAAGAAGTAAGGGCTCGTTCGACCAGATTTTAAGGTAAATTCACCAAATTTCAGTACGCCGCGGGCAATTGCAAACTCAATAAATTCTTTCTGGAACGGTTTCATAGCCCTTCTCCTTACGCCAGTGCAGCCTTTTGTGCATCAAACAATTCGCGCAAACCGTGCTTAGCAATCTCCAGCATCTCGTTCATTTCGTCGAACGAGAACGGTTCACCCTCAGCAGTACCTTGTACTTCAATAAGCTTGCCGGTTTCAGTCATAACAATATTCATGTCAGTTTCGGCTGTTGAGTCTTCTGTGTACTCCAAATCAGCGATGGCTGCACCATCGTGAATACCCACTGACAGTGCGGCAATCATGTGCTTTAACGGGTTGGCTTTGATAATACCTTTGGCGCGCATATACGTCAGCGCATCAACCAGTGCAACACACGCTCCTGTGATAGACGCTGTTCGTGTGCCACCGTCCGCCTGGATAACATCACAATCCAGTGTAATGGTGTTTTCGCCTAACAATTTCAGATCAATAGCGGCGCGCAGGGAGCGGGCAATCAGCCGCTGGATTTCCAGTGTACGTCCGCCTTGCTTGCCCCGGGCTGCTTCACGCTGACTACGGGTGTGGGTAGA contains:
- a CDS encoding DUF1285 domain-containing protein — translated: MDLNRFSQQITDAAGDTTRSIPPVDKWDPEFCGNMNMTIKLDGSWHYEDSPIGRQSLVRLFSSVIKKEDENYFLVTPVEKLGITVEDVPFLVTQWEEDDDSIVFTTNVGDRFTLSSNHPLELREPPQALGAPDSTPIPYVCVRTNLWARINQNVYYQLVEHAERRHKNGRQQLFVTSEYEPFVIGELPE
- a CDS encoding metal-dependent hydrolase family protein, which produces MTASVTADTLIHAGKLFDGTGTSLRNNVTIVIEGNKIAEVKDGYAKAGNDDEVIDLKNSTVLPGLMDMHVHLSSQSGPGAYLERYTKNEADYALTAANYAKKTVHAGFTTVRNLGDIYNETVALRKAIDKGLLEGPRIYTAAKSIATTGGHADPSNGMARVIRPDTGPASGVVNGTAEAREAVRQRYQDGADVIKITATGGVLSVAKSGQNPQFMDDELQAIVETANDYDMTVAVHAHGKEGMKRAIKAGVTSIEHGTYMDEEAMDLMKQNNTYYVPTIMAGKFVAEKAKIDGYFPELVRPKAKEIGPLIQDTFKKAHNAGVNIAFGTDSGVSAHGDNAQEFGFMVEAGMSEADALLSATKHAAAMLKIDDQLGSVESGKLADIIAVNGNPIEDISVMESVTFVMKDGKVMKQK
- the rph gene encoding ribonuclease PH → MRPSGRTASQIRPVTITRNFTCHAEGSVLIEFGNTKVLCNATVEEGVPRFMKGQGKGWVTAEYSMLPRSTHTRSQREAARGKQGGRTLEIQRLIARSLRAAIDLKLLGENTITLDCDVIQADGGTRTASITGACVALVDALTYMRAKGIIKANPLKHMIAALSVGIHDGAAIADLEYTEDSTAETDMNIVMTETGKLIEVQGTAEGEPFSFDEMNEMLEIAKHGLRELFDAQKAALA
- a CDS encoding DUF3014 domain-containing protein is translated as MSDPSEKRKVAPHIVLIAIIIIIILAVVFWPSDDSSEQVEEAEPTVEPQETLPSDQGDTEEFEGTPEPEPVEIDPETEPEPMPEQEEVEPEPLDSSDEGIKNSLSGLSEQEDTNTFLVDEGLLQRFVVSVTNVANEEMANQQPLKAPEQTFRVYSQAGKEWIDAASYKRYTPYVNMMESMDNEELVNLYKNYRPQIQEKYAEIGNPDESFDTVAVKAINELLDTPEVPVPVEVYSDSVAYKYADPQLENLSAPQKQLLRTGPDNMRRIKAKLREIKAMLEEENGS
- a CDS encoding DUF1206 domain-containing protein — translated: MTDNWKSMLAFGGYAAKTVVYCLLGVLILQSAIGAYGSDSPSQKNVFMSILEQPFGRILLGAVIVGMACYVLWRFVQAGLNIDNLDMSKAKDVVTRIFYFVSGIIYAFGTYLAIKVFQGAGGSSSGGQSNSEEMSSTLMQQQWGIYLVAAVGIIIVIFSFIQFKHAFKADFMDKFDVHRMSARIKKLSRVVGRMGFFARGIVYILVGGFFIQAAYKADPQEAGGLKEALDTIVQQSYGQYALMVVGAGIFLFGIFCAIESRYHKT
- the pyrE gene encoding orotate phosphoribosyltransferase; protein product: MKPFQKEFIEFAIARGVLKFGEFTLKSGRTSPYFFNAGLFNRGGDLAKLGRFYAAALMDAGIEFDVLFGPAYKGIPIATTTAVALADQHDVDTPYCFNRKEAKTHGEGGNLVGSPLEGKVMLVDDVITAGTAIRESMQLIEQNNASLAGVLIALDRQERGQGELSAIQEVERDFDTQVVSIVTLADVVSYLKEQPAQQDRINTINAYREQYGI
- a CDS encoding DUF6702 family protein, coding for MTTVIAMTTKSVFQRTMQWSLMALLLVSCAQVQAHQIKAAITTVLFNPRTENIEVMHRFNLHDAEHAVKRLFDKQADILDDKKTQQAFAEYVTQRFSVRNAGGKALALNLVGFETEGKFFWVYQETAQPPELEGLQIQHDALRDLWPSQVNTLNVEGMGDIKTLRFEGNATLLEVEFEGHHH
- the tusA gene encoding sulfurtransferase TusA; translated protein: MNDINDFHDADYQLDAKGLRCPEPVMMIRLKVRKMADGETVYITADDPSTARDVPSFCRFMQHTLLKSQTDELPYEYLIKKGG
- a CDS encoding YqaA family protein, with protein sequence MGIRAQVKERTRRLKNSENMLSGVAIASMLESTVVPIPLEAVLVPLMQARRDKLWMIAFMATLGCLVGAIIGYGLGYFLFDLVGDWVIETFSNQEQFDSVKQQMQRQGFWFVLTLGIAPIPFQIAMLAAGAAKYSLFFFVLATVIARSIRYFGLAVVVYIAGNQAEALIRQYKASAIVGLTLLVLLLWYVSTLF
- a CDS encoding DUF6482 family protein, encoding MHKFLMKDIEQRNPDIDYLEVQSFEMNVYLVQITIGEKTGFIYDDSDRPMRFFSAGHIREAFASCQVTQAVMIHDTPYDEMIGNPPKSKTQTALPFTMQLPY